A genomic segment from Actinoplanes sichuanensis encodes:
- a CDS encoding MarR family winged helix-turn-helix transcriptional regulator, producing MQDDVETWPTGRLLSVAARMVEGRFDRFLAGLGLTHAGLIALHHLAGGPLSQRELAHLCRVTDQTISRTIDRLVRTGHAGRAADDRDRRRTVVTITVAGAEALATARREEQESEQLLGAVEDYHHFRRQLITLISRA from the coding sequence GTGCAGGACGACGTCGAAACCTGGCCGACCGGGCGGCTGCTGTCGGTGGCCGCCCGGATGGTCGAGGGCCGCTTCGACAGGTTCCTGGCCGGGCTCGGGCTCACCCACGCCGGGCTGATCGCCCTGCACCACCTGGCGGGCGGGCCACTCTCCCAACGCGAGTTGGCCCACCTGTGCCGGGTCACCGATCAGACGATCAGCCGTACCATCGACCGCCTGGTACGCACCGGCCACGCCGGGCGTGCCGCCGACGACCGGGACCGGCGCCGCACCGTCGTCACCATCACCGTGGCCGGCGCGGAGGCGCTGGCCACGGCACGCCGCGAGGAGCAGGAGTCGGAGCAGTTGCTCGGCGCGGTCGAGGACTACCACCACTTCCGCCGGCAGCTGATCACGCTGATCTCCCGGGCATGA
- a CDS encoding calcium-binding protein has translation MTRVRKTAAGTLAVAVGTAAALVTATPARAAGTSWAYVDGNRLTVEAAYGVVNNYYVRSGSGVFHFYDSDGAVLLDPGRSGGCVSATSSMISCPLSVLILSVDARDGDDYVQNDTDRRLSVHGGDGDDRILGGGGYDGIYGDAGDDHLEGRGGHDFVFGGAGDDRTWGGDGADVMDGGSGVDEVHGEAGNDTLESADGNDRLLGSFGNDTIQDSRFVDGGWGDDTVYIRHQGTGDIWGDDGYDTLNYTAWTIPVYVSLDGNSNDGSEAAACDDWIGCPVPSAQHNVHGDFERVIGSPNGDRISGNGEPDEIYGGGGNDKLYGNGGDDLLDAQAGTSQTLNGGTGTDTCRGSGTLSKSGCDLV, from the coding sequence ATGACCAGAGTGCGCAAGACCGCCGCCGGGACGCTCGCGGTGGCGGTGGGAACCGCCGCGGCGCTGGTCACGGCCACGCCCGCCCGAGCAGCCGGCACATCGTGGGCCTATGTCGACGGCAACCGACTGACCGTCGAGGCCGCCTACGGTGTCGTGAACAACTATTACGTCCGGAGCGGCTCAGGCGTCTTCCACTTCTACGACAGCGACGGCGCCGTCCTGCTGGACCCGGGCCGGTCCGGTGGCTGCGTGTCGGCGACGTCCAGCATGATCAGCTGCCCGCTCTCGGTGCTCATCCTGTCCGTCGACGCCCGCGACGGCGACGACTACGTGCAGAACGACACCGACCGGCGGCTCAGCGTGCACGGCGGCGACGGCGACGACCGGATCCTCGGCGGTGGCGGCTACGACGGGATCTACGGCGACGCAGGCGACGATCATCTGGAGGGTCGCGGCGGCCACGACTTCGTGTTCGGCGGCGCCGGTGACGACCGGACCTGGGGCGGCGACGGCGCTGACGTCATGGACGGTGGGTCCGGCGTCGACGAGGTCCACGGCGAGGCCGGCAATGACACCCTGGAGAGCGCCGACGGCAACGACCGGCTGCTCGGCAGCTTCGGCAACGACACCATCCAGGACAGTCGTTTCGTCGACGGGGGCTGGGGCGACGACACGGTCTACATCCGGCACCAGGGCACCGGCGACATCTGGGGCGACGACGGATACGACACCCTCAACTACACCGCCTGGACCATCCCGGTCTACGTCTCGCTGGACGGCAACTCCAACGACGGCTCCGAGGCGGCCGCGTGCGACGACTGGATCGGCTGCCCCGTACCCTCCGCCCAGCACAACGTGCACGGCGACTTCGAACGGGTGATCGGCAGCCCGAACGGCGACCGGATCTCCGGCAACGGCGAGCCCGACGAGATCTACGGCGGGGGCGGCAACGACAAGCTGTACGGCAACGGCGGCGACGATCTGCTCGACGCCCAGGCCGGCACCTCGCAGACCCTGAACGGCGGCACCGGCACCGACACCTGCCGTGGCTCCGGCACGCTCAGCAAGAGTGGCTGTGACCTGGTCTGA
- a CDS encoding saccharopine dehydrogenase family protein, translating into MNKRIAVLGAAGHTGRFVVAELERRGLTPIPCGRGTDLDQAFRAADAVLNCAGPFNTTAGPAIEAAIRAGIPYLDVTAEVEVVGDTFAAFRDAGIPIVPAAAFYGGLGDLLATAATAPFVAVDELTIAYALSSWHPTSGTRRTGKVSTSRRDGNRIAFVDHRLRVRDGEAPRAEWEFPAPIGRRAVVGEFVTADSATIPSHIGTPVIHSFMTANAVADLRDPDAPEPVAVDGSGRSTQTFLVEVVARSGDQERRVTASGRDIYAITAPLVVEAAVRLLAGEGAAAGVATLGARFDPLAFLAALGRDNLVVTESR; encoded by the coding sequence ATGAACAAGCGCATCGCGGTCCTCGGGGCCGCCGGGCACACCGGACGTTTCGTCGTCGCCGAGCTGGAGCGGCGCGGCCTCACCCCGATCCCGTGCGGCCGCGGCACCGACCTCGACCAGGCCTTCCGTGCCGCCGACGCGGTGCTCAACTGTGCCGGTCCGTTCAACACGACGGCCGGGCCGGCGATCGAGGCGGCGATCCGGGCCGGGATCCCCTACCTGGACGTGACCGCAGAGGTCGAGGTGGTCGGCGACACCTTCGCCGCCTTCCGCGACGCGGGCATCCCGATCGTTCCGGCGGCCGCCTTCTACGGCGGCCTGGGCGATCTGCTGGCCACCGCGGCCACGGCACCGTTCGTCGCGGTCGACGAGCTGACCATTGCGTACGCCCTGAGCAGCTGGCATCCGACGAGCGGCACCCGCCGTACCGGCAAGGTCTCGACGTCCCGCCGCGACGGCAACCGGATCGCCTTCGTCGACCACCGCCTGCGGGTCCGAGACGGCGAGGCGCCCCGCGCCGAGTGGGAATTCCCCGCCCCGATCGGTCGCCGCGCGGTCGTCGGCGAGTTCGTCACCGCGGACAGCGCCACCATCCCCTCGCACATCGGCACCCCGGTGATCCACTCGTTCATGACCGCGAACGCCGTCGCCGATCTACGCGACCCGGACGCACCGGAACCGGTCGCCGTCGACGGGTCGGGCCGGTCCACGCAGACGTTCCTGGTCGAGGTGGTGGCCCGGTCCGGTGATCAGGAGCGACGGGTGACGGCGAGCGGCCGGGACATCTACGCGATCACCGCACCGCTCGTCGTCGAGGCCGCGGTCCGGCTCCTCGCCGGCGAGGGCGCCGCGGCCGGCGTGGCGACCCTGGGCGCCCGCTTCGACCCGCTCGCCTTCCTGGCCGCACTCGGTCGGGACAACCTGGTCGTCACGGAATCTCGATGA
- a CDS encoding (2Fe-2S)-binding protein codes for MDRYRLHVNGRRQTVEVPGDTPLLWALREELGLTGPRYGCGVGACGACTSLVGDRAERPCVRTVAESTRDRITTIEGLSADGDHPVQRAWLELDVAQCGYCQPGQIMTVVALLAANPEPTDAEIDEALRDNVCRCGTYPRIRAAVRRAAELAR; via the coding sequence GTGGATCGGTACCGCTTACACGTCAACGGACGGCGGCAGACCGTCGAGGTGCCCGGCGACACGCCGCTGCTGTGGGCGCTGCGGGAGGAGTTGGGCCTGACCGGGCCGCGGTACGGCTGTGGCGTCGGTGCGTGCGGGGCCTGCACGTCACTGGTCGGCGACCGGGCGGAACGGCCCTGCGTACGGACCGTCGCCGAGTCCACCCGCGACCGGATCACCACCATCGAGGGGCTGTCCGCGGACGGTGACCATCCGGTGCAGCGGGCCTGGCTGGAACTGGACGTGGCCCAGTGCGGCTACTGCCAGCCGGGCCAGATCATGACCGTGGTGGCGCTGCTGGCCGCGAACCCCGAGCCGACCGATGCCGAGATCGACGAGGCGCTGCGGGACAACGTGTGCCGCTGCGGAACGTATCCACGCATCCGGGCGGCCGTCCGGCGAGCCGCGGAGCTGGCCCGATGA
- a CDS encoding GH92 family glycosyl hydrolase codes for MAVSRPAAAAPGPRFSTSFETGDPPPTWQNTAERVSGVDGRLRTGIPGSVNDRVTAVTASGENTGGGEVKENLLDADPDTKWLVFAGTGWVTYRLNAPVRVVRYALTAANDVPARDPRDWRLEGSADGATWTTVDTRTGQALGERGTTTTYDVATPGDYGFYRLTVTANGGATIVQLADLQLSNGDDTPPPAEPARSAIGTGPSNAPAAKARVGYSGLASLEFAGRHATDGRGYTYNRIYDVDLKIGPDTELSYLVFPEFSRGDLSYPATYTAVDLAFTDGTYLSALKARDQHGTVVSPQAQGAAKKLSANQWNKIVSRIGAVARGKTVDRILVAYDKPSGPQSAWRAWFDDITLTDVREQKPIKSLAGYVETRRGTQSSGGFSRGNNIPAAAVPHGFNFWTPVTDASTLNWLYEYHKANNAANLPQLQALSVSHEPSPWMADRQTFQFMPQDGTGVPNADRTARALPFHHENETARPHYYGVTFDSGLSAEMAPTDHAALLRFTFTGDGGNIIFDNVNDSAGLTVDAATGTITGWTDVRSGLSNGASRMFLYATVDAPVLGGGLLPAGNRPATGYVTVGAETVNLRVATSLLSVDQARHNLELEIAAADTLETVRHRAETAWNAKLRTVEVEGASRDQLVTLYSSLYRLFLYPNSAHENTGTNAAPVWRHAVQSSTTSPPSTPTQTGAEVKDGKVYVNNGFWDTYRTTWPAYSLLTPTLAGEMVDGFVQQYRDGGWISRWSSPGYANLMVGTSSDVAFADAYLKGVKGFDLEDAYAAAVKNASVAPPNDNVGRKGLTTSIFKGYTPSDATGEAMSWAMDGYINDFGIANMAQALGHTEEAAYYRSRALNYVNQFDASVGFFQGRNSAGQWRWGPSQYDPEVWGYDYTETNGWNMAFHVPQDGQGLAALYGGRDALAGKLDTFFSTPETGLKFGSYGGVIHEMTEARDVRMGQYGHSNQPSHHIPWMYTFTGQPAKTQALTREIVDRLYLGSEIGQGYPGDEDNGEMSAWYVFAALGFYPLRMGSADYVIGSPLFTKATINLENGRKVVIRASGNSSRNVYVQSLKVNGRAWNSTNLPHSILAGGATLDFTMGSKPSKWATGAKAVPPSLTSGSEPARPRKDVTGTVTAAALADDSSATEATVTAQEWTLPTAAEVGQYTITSATAAGADPAGWRLLGSADGTTWTELDTRSEQAFPWRRQTRPFTVASPGAYTHYRMEFTGPATVAELELLA; via the coding sequence ATGGCGGTGAGCCGACCGGCCGCGGCCGCCCCGGGCCCGCGGTTCAGCACCTCGTTCGAGACCGGGGACCCACCGCCCACCTGGCAGAACACCGCGGAACGCGTCTCCGGCGTGGACGGCCGGCTGCGAACCGGGATCCCCGGCTCGGTCAACGACCGGGTCACCGCGGTCACCGCGTCCGGCGAGAACACCGGCGGCGGTGAGGTCAAGGAGAACCTGCTCGACGCCGACCCGGACACCAAGTGGCTGGTCTTCGCCGGCACCGGCTGGGTGACCTACCGGTTGAACGCACCGGTACGGGTCGTCCGCTACGCCCTGACCGCCGCGAACGACGTGCCCGCCCGCGACCCGCGCGACTGGCGCCTCGAGGGCTCGGCCGACGGCGCCACCTGGACCACCGTCGACACCCGGACCGGGCAGGCCCTCGGCGAACGCGGCACCACGACCACCTACGACGTGGCGACACCCGGCGACTACGGCTTCTACCGGCTGACCGTGACCGCCAACGGCGGCGCGACCATCGTGCAGCTGGCCGACCTGCAGCTGTCGAACGGCGACGACACGCCGCCACCGGCCGAACCGGCCCGTAGCGCGATCGGCACCGGGCCGTCCAACGCGCCGGCCGCCAAGGCGCGGGTCGGCTACTCCGGCCTGGCCTCGCTGGAGTTCGCCGGACGTCATGCCACCGACGGTCGCGGGTACACGTACAACCGGATCTATGACGTCGATCTGAAGATCGGGCCGGACACCGAGCTCTCCTACCTGGTGTTCCCCGAGTTCAGCCGGGGTGACCTGAGCTATCCGGCCACCTACACCGCGGTGGATCTGGCCTTCACCGACGGCACGTACCTGAGCGCGCTGAAAGCCCGGGACCAGCACGGGACCGTGGTCAGCCCGCAGGCGCAGGGCGCGGCGAAGAAACTGTCCGCGAACCAGTGGAACAAGATCGTGTCGCGGATCGGCGCGGTCGCCCGCGGCAAGACCGTCGACCGCATCCTCGTCGCCTACGACAAGCCGTCCGGCCCGCAGAGCGCCTGGCGGGCCTGGTTCGACGACATCACCCTGACCGACGTCAGGGAACAGAAGCCGATCAAGAGCCTCGCGGGGTACGTGGAGACGCGCCGCGGAACGCAGTCGAGCGGGGGCTTCTCCCGGGGCAACAACATCCCCGCCGCCGCCGTGCCGCACGGCTTCAACTTCTGGACCCCGGTGACCGACGCGTCCACCCTGAACTGGCTGTACGAATACCACAAGGCCAACAACGCGGCGAACCTGCCGCAGCTGCAGGCGCTGTCGGTCAGCCACGAGCCGAGCCCGTGGATGGCGGACCGGCAGACCTTCCAGTTCATGCCGCAGGACGGCACCGGTGTCCCGAACGCCGACCGGACCGCCCGCGCGCTGCCCTTCCACCACGAGAACGAGACCGCCCGGCCGCACTACTACGGTGTCACGTTCGACAGCGGACTCTCGGCGGAGATGGCGCCCACCGACCACGCCGCCCTGCTGCGGTTCACCTTCACCGGCGACGGCGGCAACATCATCTTCGACAACGTCAACGACAGCGCCGGCCTGACCGTCGACGCGGCGACCGGCACGATCACCGGATGGACCGACGTGCGCAGCGGCCTGTCCAACGGCGCGTCCCGGATGTTCCTCTACGCCACCGTCGACGCCCCGGTGCTCGGCGGCGGCCTGCTGCCGGCCGGCAACCGGCCCGCCACCGGATACGTCACCGTCGGCGCCGAGACGGTGAACCTGCGGGTGGCCACCTCCCTGCTCAGCGTCGACCAGGCCCGGCACAACCTGGAGTTGGAGATCGCCGCCGCGGACACCCTGGAGACGGTCCGCCACCGCGCCGAGACCGCCTGGAACGCCAAGCTGCGGACCGTCGAGGTGGAGGGCGCGAGCCGGGACCAGCTGGTCACCCTCTACTCCAGTCTGTACCGGCTGTTCCTCTACCCGAACTCGGCCCACGAGAACACCGGCACGAACGCGGCACCGGTGTGGCGGCACGCGGTCCAGTCGTCGACGACCTCACCGCCGAGCACGCCGACGCAGACCGGGGCCGAGGTCAAGGACGGCAAGGTGTACGTCAACAACGGCTTCTGGGACACCTACCGCACCACCTGGCCAGCCTACTCGCTGCTCACTCCGACACTGGCCGGGGAGATGGTGGACGGGTTCGTGCAGCAGTACCGCGACGGCGGCTGGATCTCCCGCTGGTCGTCGCCGGGCTACGCGAACCTGATGGTCGGCACGAGTTCGGACGTGGCGTTCGCGGACGCGTACCTCAAGGGCGTGAAAGGTTTTGATCTTGAAGACGCCTATGCGGCCGCCGTCAAGAACGCCTCGGTCGCGCCGCCGAACGACAACGTCGGCCGTAAGGGCCTGACCACCTCGATCTTCAAGGGGTACACGCCGTCGGACGCCACCGGTGAGGCGATGTCCTGGGCGATGGACGGGTACATCAACGACTTCGGCATCGCGAACATGGCCCAGGCTCTCGGCCACACCGAGGAGGCCGCCTACTACCGGTCGCGCGCCCTCAACTACGTCAACCAGTTCGACGCGTCGGTCGGCTTCTTCCAGGGCAGGAACTCCGCCGGGCAGTGGCGGTGGGGCCCGTCGCAGTACGACCCGGAGGTGTGGGGCTACGACTACACCGAGACCAACGGCTGGAACATGGCCTTCCACGTGCCGCAGGACGGGCAGGGCCTGGCCGCCCTGTACGGCGGGCGGGACGCCCTCGCCGGGAAACTGGACACGTTCTTCTCGACGCCGGAGACCGGGCTCAAGTTCGGATCGTACGGCGGTGTCATCCACGAGATGACCGAGGCCCGGGACGTGCGGATGGGCCAGTACGGTCACAGCAACCAGCCCTCGCACCACATCCCGTGGATGTACACCTTCACCGGGCAGCCGGCCAAGACCCAGGCCCTGACCCGGGAGATCGTCGACCGGCTCTACCTGGGCAGCGAGATCGGCCAGGGCTACCCGGGCGACGAGGACAACGGTGAGATGTCGGCCTGGTACGTGTTCGCCGCCCTCGGCTTCTACCCGTTGCGGATGGGCAGCGCCGACTACGTGATCGGTTCGCCGCTGTTCACCAAGGCCACGATCAACCTGGAGAACGGCCGGAAGGTCGTCATCCGGGCCTCCGGCAACTCGTCGCGGAACGTCTACGTCCAGTCCCTGAAGGTCAACGGCCGGGCGTGGAACTCCACGAACCTGCCGCACTCGATCCTCGCCGGCGGCGCCACCCTCGACTTCACCATGGGCTCGAAGCCGTCGAAGTGGGCGACCGGGGCGAAGGCGGTGCCGCCGTCGCTGACCTCCGGGTCCGAACCGGCCCGCCCGCGGAAGGACGTGACCGGCACGGTCACCGCGGCCGCCCTGGCCGACGACTCCTCGGCGACCGAGGCGACCGTCACGGCACAGGAGTGGACGCTGCCCACGGCAGCCGAGGTCGGCCAGTACACCATCACCTCCGCGACGGCGGCAGGCGCCGACCCGGCCGGCTGGCGACTGCTCGGCTCAGCCGACGGCACCACCTGGACCGAACTCGACACCCGATCCGAGCAGGCGTTCCCGTGGCGGCGGCAGACCCGCCCGTTCACGGTCGCGTCGCCCGGCGCGTACACCCACTACCGCATGGAGTTCACCGGCCCGGCCACCGTGGCCGAGCTGGAGCTGCTGGCTTAG
- a CDS encoding PilZ domain-containing protein has protein sequence MVEFPPVGTPVFLTADAEATYRSRLEEVDGMQIAVAAPLETTDRITLQPGQKLDLFWAQPRSRAVLPCRLVSAGDDASSRWVLEAVGAPAISNRRQFVRGGGGGALHLMADEQGPLGARLLDISEGGLRCWTEHAVQAAVNDRIQAAVSLHGGKVEIDGVVHAVRDAWDMPGYNVVMRFQAEEPLAQSIRQHIFAAEIAERRRGQD, from the coding sequence ATGGTCGAGTTTCCGCCGGTCGGCACGCCGGTATTTCTCACCGCCGATGCGGAGGCGACCTACCGTTCCCGGCTGGAAGAGGTCGACGGCATGCAGATCGCGGTCGCGGCGCCGCTGGAGACCACCGACCGGATCACCCTTCAGCCAGGGCAGAAGCTCGACCTGTTCTGGGCGCAGCCGCGTTCACGGGCTGTCCTGCCCTGTCGACTGGTGTCCGCCGGTGACGATGCCTCGTCACGCTGGGTTCTCGAGGCCGTCGGCGCTCCGGCGATCAGCAACCGCCGCCAGTTCGTCCGCGGTGGGGGCGGCGGCGCCCTGCACCTGATGGCGGACGAGCAGGGCCCGCTCGGTGCCCGCCTGCTGGACATCAGCGAGGGCGGACTGCGGTGCTGGACGGAGCATGCGGTGCAGGCCGCCGTCAACGACCGGATCCAGGCCGCGGTGTCGCTGCACGGCGGCAAGGTCGAGATCGACGGTGTGGTGCACGCCGTCCGGGACGCCTGGGACATGCCGGGATACAACGTGGTGATGAGGTTCCAGGCCGAGGAGCCCCTGGCGCAGTCGATCAGGCAGCACATCTTCGCGGCGGAGATCGCCGAGCGCCGCCGCGGTCAGGACTGA
- a CDS encoding xanthine dehydrogenase family protein molybdopterin-binding subunit translates to MITRRGFLGAALVVAVPLRTALPTRTAEDLVNVFVRVDHRGRVTVTVPRPDTGQGVRTMAAVLVAEELAVGVDDVRLEQAPGDTAVYGSQAVANSTSSRMMAEPLRTAGATARCLLIAAAAARWAVPAAECTARDGRIRHPAHRPLPYRDLVEDAAAIDPATVPVTLTPPERWRLIGRTRAGRADARDIVTGKARYGAEHAPPGSLIAVVARPPWIGAKVATVDDTAALAVPGVTAVVTLTAGQGGVAVIARTTDTALRGRAALAVTWTGGTPAADSRVWLDELEAALPAVPGTPDVQRVYRMPLLAHAPMEPMNATAHVTDTAITVWAPVQDPGGLRNQLGAQAVVHPTLAGGGFGRRIETDVVMEAVACSRAVGQPVSVRWTRADDTRHDSYRPMSVHRLAATLDADGLPVGRTHQVVTWPLTVSPPFANPVVVRASGDHFPYTVPGGVSVTLRPAPLRTGFWRGVYAGQFGYAEECFLSEIAERGGHDQVEFRRRLLPAGSRLRRVLDAAATRASGSGRTGVACHLDYGSAIAVIVEADPGARRVRRVTAAVDVGIPVHPSGVKAQVEGAILDALSTVLGAQITVRDGAVVESSFRDYAWARITDCPETEVIVVASEAPIGGLGELAYPPAAAAIASALAAGEPVTGMPYGVPVG, encoded by the coding sequence ATGATCACCCGGCGCGGCTTCCTGGGCGCGGCACTCGTGGTGGCGGTTCCGCTGAGAACGGCGCTTCCCACCCGTACCGCCGAAGATCTGGTCAATGTCTTCGTCCGCGTCGACCACCGGGGACGGGTGACCGTCACGGTTCCGCGCCCGGACACCGGGCAGGGGGTCCGCACGATGGCCGCCGTCCTGGTCGCCGAGGAACTCGCCGTCGGGGTCGACGACGTGCGACTCGAACAGGCACCCGGCGACACCGCCGTCTACGGGTCGCAGGCGGTCGCCAACTCGACGTCCAGCCGGATGATGGCCGAACCACTGCGCACCGCCGGCGCCACCGCCCGCTGCCTGCTGATCGCCGCCGCGGCCGCCCGCTGGGCCGTCCCGGCCGCCGAGTGCACCGCCCGCGACGGCCGGATCAGGCATCCCGCGCATCGCCCGCTCCCCTACCGTGACCTGGTCGAGGACGCCGCCGCGATCGACCCGGCCACGGTACCGGTCACCCTCACCCCGCCGGAGCGGTGGCGGCTGATCGGACGCACCCGGGCCGGCCGCGCCGACGCCCGCGACATCGTCACCGGCAAGGCCCGCTACGGCGCCGAGCACGCGCCGCCGGGCAGCCTGATCGCCGTGGTCGCCCGCCCACCGTGGATCGGCGCGAAGGTCGCCACCGTCGACGACACCGCGGCCCTGGCCGTGCCGGGCGTGACCGCCGTGGTGACGTTGACCGCCGGGCAGGGCGGCGTCGCGGTGATCGCCCGCACCACCGACACGGCGCTGCGGGGCCGGGCCGCCCTGGCCGTTACCTGGACCGGAGGCACCCCGGCGGCGGACAGCCGGGTCTGGCTGGACGAGTTGGAGGCCGCGCTGCCCGCGGTCCCCGGCACCCCGGACGTGCAGCGGGTCTACCGGATGCCGCTGCTCGCGCACGCCCCGATGGAACCGATGAACGCGACCGCGCACGTCACCGACACCGCGATCACGGTGTGGGCGCCGGTTCAGGACCCGGGTGGGCTGCGCAATCAGCTCGGCGCGCAGGCCGTGGTGCATCCGACGCTCGCCGGTGGCGGGTTCGGGCGGCGCATCGAGACCGACGTGGTGATGGAGGCGGTGGCCTGTTCCCGGGCGGTCGGGCAGCCGGTGAGCGTGCGCTGGACCCGGGCCGACGACACCCGGCACGACTCGTACCGGCCGATGTCGGTGCACCGGCTGGCCGCGACCCTGGACGCCGACGGGCTGCCGGTCGGCCGTACCCATCAGGTGGTGACCTGGCCGTTGACGGTGAGTCCGCCGTTCGCCAACCCGGTCGTGGTCCGGGCCAGCGGTGACCACTTCCCCTACACGGTGCCCGGCGGTGTGAGCGTCACGCTGCGACCGGCGCCGCTGCGCACCGGATTCTGGCGGGGCGTGTACGCCGGGCAGTTCGGGTACGCCGAGGAGTGTTTCCTCAGCGAGATCGCCGAGCGGGGCGGCCACGACCAGGTCGAGTTCCGGCGGCGGCTGCTGCCCGCCGGCTCCCGGCTACGGCGGGTGTTGGACGCGGCGGCCACGCGGGCCTCCGGTTCCGGGCGGACCGGGGTGGCGTGTCATCTCGACTACGGCTCGGCGATCGCCGTGATCGTCGAGGCCGATCCGGGCGCCCGCCGGGTACGCCGGGTCACCGCCGCCGTCGACGTCGGGATCCCGGTCCATCCGTCCGGGGTCAAGGCGCAGGTGGAAGGGGCGATCCTGGACGCGTTGTCGACGGTTCTCGGCGCGCAGATCACGGTCCGTGACGGGGCGGTGGTGGAGTCGTCGTTCCGGGACTACGCGTGGGCCCGGATCACCGACTGCCCGGAGACCGAGGTGATCGTGGTGGCGTCCGAGGCTCCGATCGGCGGGCTCGGTGAACTCGCCTATCCCCCGGCCGCCGCGGCCATCGCGTCGGCGCTCGCCGCCGGGGAACCGGTCACCGGGATGCCCTATGGAGTGCCAGTAGGGTGA
- a CDS encoding GlxA family transcriptional regulator yields the protein MHRVALPVTDGTPLYELAAACEVFGADRELADTWYELVICGEDGAAVGGWLTAGVRHGLEALATADTVLITSCRDPLEPPAPALVEAVRAAHARGARVASLCTGAFTLAEAGLLDGRRATTHWAHTDLLQSRYPSVTVDPGVLYIDDGDVLTSAGKAAGMDLCLHLVRLDHGTAVANALARTLVVPPHRPGGQAQFIPAAVGHGRTHVLTGVMAWALARLGEPLSVRDLAREAGMSSRNLARHFHAVTGGSPLRWLHDQRVRRAQELLELSDLSIEQIATRTGMGTATTLRRHFSQQLGVPPETYRRTFRTSAAGR from the coding sequence ATGCACCGTGTCGCTCTGCCGGTCACCGACGGCACCCCGCTCTACGAGCTGGCCGCCGCGTGCGAGGTGTTCGGCGCCGACCGGGAACTCGCCGACACCTGGTATGAGCTGGTCATCTGCGGTGAGGACGGCGCGGCCGTCGGCGGCTGGCTGACCGCCGGTGTCCGGCACGGCCTGGAAGCGCTGGCCACCGCCGACACGGTGCTGATCACGTCCTGCCGCGACCCGCTCGAACCGCCCGCGCCGGCTCTGGTCGAGGCGGTCCGCGCCGCCCACGCCCGGGGCGCCCGGGTCGCGTCGCTCTGCACGGGCGCGTTCACGCTGGCCGAGGCCGGTCTGCTGGACGGGCGGCGGGCGACCACCCACTGGGCGCACACCGACCTGCTGCAGTCCCGCTATCCGTCGGTGACCGTCGACCCGGGTGTGCTCTACATCGACGACGGTGACGTGCTGACCTCGGCCGGGAAGGCCGCCGGCATGGACCTGTGCCTGCATCTGGTGCGCCTGGACCACGGCACCGCGGTGGCGAACGCGCTGGCCCGGACCCTCGTCGTGCCGCCGCACCGGCCGGGCGGGCAGGCCCAGTTCATCCCGGCCGCGGTCGGGCACGGCCGCACCCACGTGCTGACCGGTGTGATGGCGTGGGCGCTGGCCCGGCTCGGCGAGCCGCTCTCGGTCCGTGACCTGGCCCGCGAGGCGGGCATGAGCTCCCGCAACCTGGCCCGGCACTTCCATGCCGTGACCGGCGGCAGCCCGCTGCGCTGGCTGCACGATCAACGGGTCCGCCGGGCGCAGGAGCTGCTGGAGCTGTCCGACCTCAGCATCGAGCAGATCGCCACCAGGACCGGCATGGGTACGGCCACCACGCTCCGACGTCACTTCAGTCAGCAGCTGGGCGTCCCACCGGAGACGTATCGGCGCACGTTCCGGACGTCCGCTGCCGGTCGTTGA